The Ruminococcus bovis genome includes a region encoding these proteins:
- a CDS encoding type I restriction-modification system subunit M yields MAKNNANIGFEKQIWDAACVLWGHIPAAEYRKVIVGLIFLRYISSAFEKRYNELVAEGDGFEDEPDAYLMENIFFVPEKARWSTISAAAHTPEIGTVIDDAMRAIEDENKTLKNVLPKNYASPDLDKRVLGDVVDLFTNMDMSDTEDSKDLLGRTYEYCIAQFAAYEGVKGGEFYTPSSIVKTIVAILNPFENCRVYDPCCGSGGMFVQSAKFIQAHSGNRGNISVYGQESNADTWKMAKMNMAIRGIDADFGPYHADTFFNDLHKTLKADFIMANPPFNLSNWGQDKLKDDVRWKYGTPPAGNANYAWIQHMIHHLAPNGKIGLVLANGALSTQSSGEGEIRKNIIEADLVEGIVAMPTQLFYSVTIPVTLWFISKNKKQKSKTLFIDARKMGYMVDRKHRDFDDKKDIQKLADTFHAFQDGTLEEVKGFSAVATTQEIAKQDYILTPGRYVGIEEQEDDGEPFGEKMKRLTSELSEMFKKSHELEDEIREKLGAIGFEV; encoded by the coding sequence ATGGCAAAAAACAACGCTAACATCGGGTTTGAAAAACAGATTTGGGATGCCGCCTGTGTGTTATGGGGGCATATTCCTGCGGCTGAATACAGAAAGGTTATCGTAGGTTTGATTTTCCTGCGTTACATTTCCTCTGCGTTTGAGAAGCGATACAATGAGCTTGTCGCCGAAGGTGACGGGTTTGAGGACGAGCCGGACGCATACCTGATGGAAAACATCTTTTTTGTTCCCGAAAAAGCGCGCTGGTCAACTATCTCTGCCGCAGCGCACACTCCGGAAATCGGCACTGTCATAGATGATGCTATGCGAGCCATCGAGGACGAGAACAAAACGCTGAAAAATGTTCTTCCCAAAAACTATGCAAGCCCCGATCTCGACAAGCGAGTGTTGGGTGACGTCGTTGACCTGTTCACCAATATGGATATGTCCGACACCGAGGACAGCAAGGACTTGCTCGGCAGGACATATGAATACTGCATCGCTCAGTTTGCAGCATACGAGGGCGTAAAGGGCGGCGAGTTCTACACACCGTCAAGCATTGTAAAAACCATTGTTGCCATTCTCAATCCGTTTGAAAATTGCCGTGTATATGATCCCTGCTGCGGCAGCGGCGGTATGTTTGTACAGAGCGCAAAGTTTATCCAGGCGCACAGCGGCAATCGTGGCAACATTTCCGTTTACGGTCAGGAGAGCAACGCCGATACCTGGAAGATGGCAAAGATGAATATGGCGATCCGTGGAATCGACGCCGATTTCGGACCGTATCACGCCGATACCTTCTTTAATGATTTACATAAAACGCTCAAAGCGGATTTCATCATGGCGAATCCGCCGTTCAATCTTTCCAACTGGGGACAGGACAAGCTCAAGGATGACGTGCGCTGGAAATACGGCACACCCCCTGCCGGTAACGCCAACTATGCTTGGATTCAGCATATGATTCATCACCTTGCTCCAAACGGTAAGATCGGTTTGGTGCTGGCGAATGGCGCGCTTTCTACACAGTCGAGCGGCGAGGGTGAGATTCGCAAGAATATCATCGAAGCGGATTTGGTAGAAGGCATTGTCGCTATGCCTACCCAGCTTTTCTACAGTGTTACCATTCCCGTTACGCTCTGGTTTATCAGCAAGAACAAAAAGCAAAAGAGCAAGACGCTCTTTATCGACGCCCGCAAAATGGGCTATATGGTAGACCGCAAGCACCGCGACTTTGACGACAAGAAGGATATTCAGAAGTTAGCCGACACCTTCCACGCCTTTCAAGACGGAACATTAGAGGAAGTCAAGGGCTTTTCCGCTGTGGCAACAACACAGGAGATCGCCAAGCAGGATTATATCCTCACACCCGGTCGCTATGTCGGAATCGAGGAACAGGAGGACGACGGCGAACCGTTTGGCGAAAAGATGAAACGCCTGACCTCTGAGCTTTCGGAAATGTTCAAGAAATCGCACGAGCTCGAAGATGAAATCAGAGAGAAGTTGGGGGCGATTGGATTTGAAGTATAA
- a CDS encoding restriction endonuclease subunit S, producing MKYNIWKDCRQIPLPKLLDFIVDNRGKTVPTVNQTEACNIVLIATNCIRNENLYPVYEKIRYISEETYKTWFRSHPVSGDILFVNKGTPGRVCFCPDKIDFCIAQDMMAFRVNSNKLYNKYLLSVLRSRVIQEQIRITSVGDTIPHFKKDFLKDLYIPVPPMEIQRIIGDYYFKLSQKVEINKKINENLAA from the coding sequence TTGAAGTATAATATATGGAAAGATTGTAGACAAATTCCTCTACCTAAATTATTAGATTTCATCGTAGATAATCGTGGAAAAACCGTACCAACGGTTAATCAAACTGAGGCTTGTAATATAGTTTTGATTGCTACAAACTGTATTAGAAATGAAAACCTTTACCCTGTTTATGAAAAGATCCGGTATATTTCAGAAGAAACATATAAAACTTGGTTTAGATCACATCCGGTTTCTGGAGATATTTTATTCGTAAACAAAGGCACGCCAGGACGAGTTTGTTTTTGTCCTGATAAAATTGATTTTTGCATTGCTCAGGATATGATGGCTTTTAGGGTTAATTCAAACAAATTGTATAATAAGTATTTGCTTTCCGTCCTTAGAAGTAGGGTAATACAAGAGCAAATCCGGATTACGAGTGTTGGAGATACAATCCCTCATTTTAAAAAAGACTTTCTAAAAGATCTGTATATACCTGTTCCTCCTATGGAAATACAAAGAATTATTGGAGACTATTATTTTAAGTTATCGCAAAAAGTTGAAATAAATAAAAAGATAAATGAAAATTTAGCGGCTTAA